The following proteins are encoded in a genomic region of Archocentrus centrarchus isolate MPI-CPG fArcCen1 unplaced genomic scaffold, fArcCen1 scaffold_24_ctg1, whole genome shotgun sequence:
- the LOC115775702 gene encoding histidine N-acetyltransferase-like, with the protein MFSSLDQQDNLLNPCCSKMKIDTSLTMSQLPEALSQAGLQFAVATEEDFDDIMAMSQDIYGGLDYLPTRYTSWLQETNRTVILARKQGKVIALESVCVIDDGETMLVEGLRVAPQERGKGVAGVLLRFCAELVKSKYPEVKVSRLTRDDQLRPKDFEKYRIITKQGILLVRFRAEDLKLRLSELGLEGANESTLSTFCSSPPPVRLDHTAIHQLYLTTDLMQGVLPNATIIQDWQPFKILQSNMAILLKKEIDWMVDDVSNPTVASLCTFPFRVPIGDDWYYLNIDMFGKDLNLARQQFLCHLQRHTATLKGHVMCQMFLDPPLWKPMAEFCRNILSVELVKEYTEQCVVECDLV; encoded by the exons ATGTTCTCATCACTTGACCAACAGGATAACCTACTGAATCCATG TTGTTCCAAGATGAAGATTGATACCAGCCTGACAATGTCCCAGCTCCCAGAGGCCCTGTCCCAGGCAGGCCTTCAGTTTGCTGTGGCTACTGAGGAGGACTTTGATGACATCATGGCTATGAGCCAGGACATCTATGGAGGCCTTGACTACCTCCCTACTAGATACACCAGTTGGCTGCAGGAAACCAATCGCACAGTAATATTGGCACGCAAACAGGGAAAAGTG ATTGCTCTGGAGTCTGTTTGTGTCATTGATGATGGAGAGACTATGCTGGTGGAAGGTCTGCGTGTTGCCCCTCAGGAAAGGGGCAAGGGCGTGGCAGGGGTGCTGCTACGCTTTTGCGCTGAGCTGGTTAAATCCAAGTATCCAGAGGTCAAAGTGAGCCGCTTGACCCGCGATGATCAGCTTAGACCGAAGGACTTTGAAAAGTACCGCATCATAACTAAGCAG GGAATTCTGCTGGTGCGCTTTAGAGCTGAAGACCTCAAGCTGCGTCTCTCTGAGCTCGGGTTAGAAGGAGCCAATGAGTCCACTCTGTCCACCTTTTGCTCCAGCCCTCCTCCAGTGCGTCTTGACCATACAGCAATCCACCAGCTTTATCTGACCACTGACCTGATGCAGGGAGTCCTCCCTAATGCCACCATCATTCAAGACTGGCAGCCATTCAAGATTTTGCAAAGTAACATGGCCATCCTACTAAAGAAGGAGATTGACTGGATGGTGGATGATGTGTCCAATCCTACTGTGGCAAGCCTCTGTACCTTTCCTTTCAGGGTTCCCATTGGAGATGACTG gtaTTATCTGAACATTGACATGTTTGGCAAAGACCTCAACCTGGCTCGGCAGCAGTTCTTGTGCCACTTGCAGCGCCACACTGCCACCTTGAAGGGTCACGTGATGTGCCAGATGTTCCTGGACCCGCCACTCTGGAAGCCCATGGCTGAATTCTGCCGCAACATCTTGAGCGTGGAGCTGGTGAAAGAGTATACCGAGCAATGCGTGGTGGAGTGTGATCTCGTCTAG